A section of the Pseudanabaena mucicola str. Chao 1806 genome encodes:
- the rpsQ gene encoding 30S ribosomal protein S17 — protein sequence MAVKEKVGVVVSDKMQKTVVVAVENRTSHPKYGKIVVKTTKFKAHDEEDKTREGDRVKIRETRPLSRTKRWEVVEILSSSSEA from the coding sequence ATGGCAGTAAAAGAAAAAGTAGGCGTTGTCGTCAGCGATAAAATGCAAAAGACGGTGGTTGTAGCAGTTGAAAACCGCACTTCTCACCCCAAGTATGGAAAAATCGTGGTCAAAACGACTAAGTTTAAAGCCCACGATGAAGAAGATAAAACCCGTGAAGGCGATCGCGTCAAAATTCGGGAAACCCGCCCCCTTAGTCGTACAAAGCGGTGGGAAGTTGTAGAGATTCTCTCATCTAGCTCGGAAGCATAA
- the rpmC gene encoding 50S ribosomal protein L29: MALPKVQETRELSDDELKAQILSVKKELFDLRFKQATRQPVQPHQFKHAKHRLSQLLTVERERLSRA; this comes from the coding sequence ATGGCACTCCCAAAAGTCCAAGAAACCAGAGAACTATCTGATGATGAATTGAAAGCACAAATCTTGAGTGTCAAGAAAGAGCTATTTGATTTGCGCTTTAAACAGGCAACTAGACAGCCTGTGCAGCCCCATCAGTTCAAACACGCAAAGCATCGCTTATCACAATTGCTGACTGTCGAGCGTGAACGCCTGTCCAGAGCTTAA
- the rplP gene encoding 50S ribosomal protein L16, translating into MLSPKRTKFRKQQRGRMAGPATRGAEINFGDYAMQALEPSWITSRQIEAARRAMNRYIRRGGKIWIRIFPDKPVTMRPAETRMGSGKGAPEFWVAVVKPGRIMFEVAGVAEETAREAIRLAAAKMPIKTRFVIREKE; encoded by the coding sequence ATGTTAAGTCCTAAACGTACAAAATTTCGTAAGCAGCAACGCGGTCGGATGGCAGGTCCCGCTACCAGAGGAGCTGAAATCAACTTTGGTGATTATGCCATGCAGGCTCTAGAGCCTTCTTGGATTACTTCTCGCCAAATCGAAGCTGCCCGTCGTGCTATGAACCGCTACATCCGTCGCGGTGGCAAAATCTGGATTCGTATTTTCCCTGACAAGCCTGTAACTATGCGCCCTGCTGAAACCCGTATGGGTTCTGGTAAAGGTGCTCCAGAGTTTTGGGTAGCAGTAGTTAAGCCTGGACGGATCATGTTTGAAGTCGCAGGTGTTGCTGAAGAGACCGCAAGAGAGGCTATCCGTTTGGCTGCTGCCAAGATGCCGATCAAAACCAGATTTGTTATCCGTGAGAAGGAGTAG
- the rpsC gene encoding 30S ribosomal protein S3: protein MGQKIHPTGLRLGITKSHLSRWYADVNRYGVLAEEDNKIRKYIEKTLSNAGIADILIDRKADQVDLEIRTARPGVVVGRGGAGIEQLRVGLVKYLEQDGSLKKTGTSQVRINVTEVTRVDAEAPLIAEYIAQQIERRVSFRRVVRQAIQRAQRAGIEGIKVQISGRLNGAEIARTEWVREGRVPLHTLRADIDYSYKTSRTIYGVIGIKVWIFKGEIIEGEEAPAPAAQPRRRQQRRPQFEDRSSAEG, encoded by the coding sequence ATGGGTCAGAAGATTCACCCAACAGGGTTACGCCTCGGCATCACCAAATCCCACCTCTCACGCTGGTATGCTGATGTCAATCGTTACGGTGTCTTGGCTGAAGAAGACAATAAGATCCGTAAGTATATTGAAAAGACTTTAAGTAATGCAGGCATTGCTGATATTTTGATTGACCGTAAGGCTGATCAAGTCGATCTCGAAATCCGTACCGCCCGTCCTGGTGTAGTTGTCGGTCGTGGTGGGGCTGGTATCGAGCAATTGCGTGTCGGTCTGGTTAAGTATCTTGAACAAGATGGCTCTCTCAAAAAAACAGGAACCAGTCAAGTTCGGATCAATGTTACCGAAGTTACTAGAGTCGACGCAGAAGCACCTCTGATTGCCGAATACATCGCTCAACAAATCGAACGTCGGGTTTCCTTCCGTCGTGTCGTTCGCCAAGCGATTCAAAGAGCACAGCGTGCTGGTATTGAAGGTATCAAGGTGCAGATCAGTGGTCGTCTCAACGGCGCTGAAATTGCTAGAACTGAGTGGGTTCGTGAAGGGCGCGTACCTCTACATACCCTCCGTGCTGATATTGACTACAGCTATAAAACATCCAGAACTATTTATGGTGTCATTGGCATCAAAGTCTGGATCTTTAAAGGCGAAATTATCGAAGGCGAAGAAGCCCCTGCTCCAGCCGCTCAACCCCGTCGCCGCCAGCAACGTCGTCCCCAATTTGAGGATCGTTCTAGCGCTGAAGGATAA
- the rplV gene encoding 50S ribosomal protein L22: MILAQNEIPAVAKYIRMSPHKVRRVLDQIRGRSYRDALMILEFMPYRSCEPITKVLRSAVANAEHNAGLDPASLVVNQAFADMGPSLKRFRPRAQGRAYQIRKPTCHITITVKPSEEE, translated from the coding sequence ATGATCCTTGCCCAAAACGAAATCCCTGCCGTAGCTAAATACATTCGGATGTCCCCTCACAAGGTGCGCCGAGTCCTCGACCAAATCCGTGGTCGTAGCTACCGTGATGCATTAATGATTCTTGAGTTTATGCCCTATCGCTCCTGCGAACCAATCACCAAAGTATTGCGCTCTGCTGTAGCGAATGCTGAACATAACGCTGGACTTGATCCCGCATCCCTAGTAGTTAATCAAGCCTTTGCTGATATGGGACCTAGCCTTAAGCGCTTCCGTCCCCGTGCTCAAGGTCGTGCTTACCAAATTCGTAAGCCTACTTGCCACATTACGATTACCGTCAAACCATCGGAGGAAGAATAG
- the rpsS gene encoding 30S ribosomal protein S19, with product MTRSLKKGPFVADHLLTKIEKLNAKGEKQVVKTWSRASTILPQMIGHTIACHNGKQHVPVYVTEQMVGHKLGEFAPTRTFRGHAKSDKKAKR from the coding sequence ATGACGCGATCGCTTAAAAAAGGTCCTTTTGTTGCTGATCACTTGCTGACCAAAATCGAAAAGCTCAATGCCAAAGGTGAAAAGCAAGTTGTGAAAACATGGTCTCGAGCTTCCACAATCCTTCCTCAAATGATCGGGCATACCATTGCCTGCCATAACGGAAAACAGCACGTTCCTGTATATGTCACAGAACAAATGGTAGGACATAAACTCGGTGAGTTTGCTCCTACTCGTACCTTCCGTGGTCATGCTAAGAGTGACAAAAAGGCTAAGAGATAG
- the rplB gene encoding 50S ribosomal protein L2 has protein sequence MGVRAYKPYTASTRQTVVSDFVEITKSEPEKSLTTHVHRKRGRNNRGVITSRRRGGGHKRLYRIIDFKRNKRDIIAEVIAIEYDPNRTARIALLQYEDGEKRYTIAPKGLTVGSKIQSGQNAPFEIGNALPLANIPLGTIVHNVELVPGKGGQIVRSAGSGAQIAAKEGDFVTLKLPSSEVRLVRKDCYATIGQVGNLDHSNTSLGKAGRSRWLNRRPKVRGMVMNPVDHPHGGGEGCAPIGRSGPVTPWGKPTLGYKTRKKGKLSDALIVRRRRKSSKRGKGGRNA, from the coding sequence ATGGGCGTTCGTGCATATAAACCGTATACCGCTAGTACCAGACAAACCGTTGTCTCGGACTTTGTGGAAATCACCAAATCAGAACCCGAAAAGTCCTTAACCACCCACGTTCATCGTAAAAGAGGACGTAATAACCGTGGTGTGATTACTAGCCGCAGACGTGGCGGCGGTCACAAGCGTCTTTATCGGATTATCGATTTCAAGCGTAACAAGCGAGACATCATCGCCGAAGTTATCGCGATCGAGTATGACCCCAACCGCACCGCACGGATTGCGCTTTTACAATACGAAGATGGTGAAAAGCGTTACACTATTGCGCCTAAAGGACTCACCGTAGGTAGCAAGATCCAATCGGGACAAAATGCTCCTTTTGAGATTGGCAATGCTCTACCGCTAGCAAACATTCCTCTCGGTACAATCGTTCACAACGTTGAGCTAGTACCTGGCAAGGGTGGTCAAATTGTTCGTTCTGCTGGATCTGGTGCTCAAATCGCAGCAAAAGAAGGTGACTTTGTTACCCTCAAGCTCCCTTCTAGTGAAGTTCGTCTCGTCCGTAAGGATTGTTACGCAACAATTGGACAGGTTGGCAACCTTGATCACAGTAATACTAGTCTTGGTAAAGCTGGACGCAGCCGTTGGTTAAACCGTCGTCCCAAAGTTCGTGGTATGGTCATGAACCCAGTTGATCACCCCCATGGAGGTGGTGAAGGTTGTGCCCCAATTGGTCGTAGTGGTCCTGTCACACCTTGGGGTAAACCAACTTTGGGTTATAAGACTCGCAAGAAAGGCAAACTTAGTGATGCCTTGATTGTTCGTCGCCGTCGCAAGTCCTCGAAGCGCGGTAAGGGCGGACGTAACGCTTGA
- a CDS encoding 50S ribosomal protein L23: MAKIPTEFDPRRLPDLIRRPLLNEKATTQLESNKYTFDVVHDATKPEIKAAIESLFSVKVKKVNTHNPPAQARRIGKFAGKRAQIKRAIVTLAEGSKIDLFPDV, from the coding sequence ATGGCTAAGATCCCCACCGAATTTGATCCCCGCCGCTTGCCCGATCTCATTCGTCGCCCTCTGCTCAATGAAAAGGCAACTACACAATTAGAAAGCAACAAGTACACATTTGATGTTGTGCATGATGCCACTAAGCCTGAGATCAAAGCTGCAATTGAGAGTTTGTTCTCAGTCAAGGTTAAGAAAGTGAACACCCATAATCCACCCGCACAAGCACGTCGGATCGGTAAGTTCGCAGGCAAACGCGCTCAAATCAAAAGAGCGATCGTTACCCTCGCTGAAGGCAGCAAAATCGATTTGTTCCCAGATGTGTAA
- the rplD gene encoding 50S ribosomal protein L4, with protein MPIVKDWTGKEVGEVDLELRVANEATAKGLVHRALVRQLANARQGTASSKTRAEVRGGGRKPFRQKGTGRARAGSTRSPLTRGGGAIFGPKPRDYDTKMNRKERRLALRTAFTSRAADLIVVEDFAVNLVQPKTKEFTQALERWGVSAGSKVLVIIDQKEENIVLSARNIRNLQLLAADQLNIFNIVNAEKIVATRSAIAKIHEVYGSDAKLATEIVMVEDTE; from the coding sequence ATGCCTATAGTAAAAGATTGGACAGGGAAGGAAGTCGGTGAAGTAGATCTGGAATTGCGTGTTGCTAACGAAGCAACGGCAAAGGGTCTAGTACACCGAGCCCTCGTCAGACAGCTCGCTAATGCCCGCCAAGGTACAGCTAGCAGCAAAACCCGTGCCGAAGTTCGTGGTGGTGGTCGTAAGCCTTTTAGGCAAAAGGGGACTGGTCGTGCTCGCGCAGGTTCGACTCGTTCTCCTCTAACCCGTGGTGGTGGTGCTATTTTTGGACCAAAACCTAGAGATTACGATACTAAGATGAACCGCAAAGAGCGTCGTCTTGCTCTTCGCACCGCATTCACTAGTCGTGCCGCAGATTTGATCGTAGTTGAAGATTTTGCTGTAAATCTCGTACAGCCTAAGACTAAGGAGTTCACTCAAGCTCTTGAGCGTTGGGGCGTATCTGCTGGCAGCAAGGTATTGGTCATTATTGATCAAAAAGAAGAAAACATTGTTTTGTCTGCACGCAATATCCGTAACTTGCAGTTGCTTGCGGCTGATCAATTAAATATTTTCAACATCGTTAATGCTGAGAAAATTGTGGCAACGCGCTCGGCGATCGCCAAAATTCATGAAGTGTATGGCAGCGATGCGAAGCTAGCAACTGAGATCGTTATGGTCGAAGATACAGAATAA
- the rplC gene encoding 50S ribosomal protein L3, with protein MTVGILGTKLGMTQVFDSDGNAVPVTVVHAGPVTVTQVKTDTKEGYKAIQVGYGKTREKLLTKPELGHLKASGAEPVKHLREYRLNDVSNYTIGQTLDVSQFKDGDIVDVIGTSIGKGFAGYQKRHNFGRGPMAHGSKNHRQPGSTGAGTTPGRVYPGKRMAGRLGGKQITVKKLTIFKVDAANNVLLIKGAVPGKAGALLNVIPTVIVGKAK; from the coding sequence ATGACTGTCGGAATTCTCGGCACAAAACTTGGGATGACCCAAGTATTCGATTCGGATGGCAACGCAGTTCCTGTAACCGTTGTTCATGCAGGACCTGTTACGGTAACTCAAGTCAAAACCGATACCAAAGAGGGCTACAAAGCCATTCAAGTTGGTTATGGTAAGACTCGTGAAAAGCTACTCACCAAGCCAGAGTTAGGGCATTTAAAAGCTTCAGGTGCAGAGCCTGTTAAGCATTTGCGTGAATATCGTTTAAATGATGTGAGCAATTACACCATCGGACAAACCCTAGATGTAAGTCAATTCAAGGATGGTGACATCGTTGATGTGATTGGAACTAGCATTGGTAAAGGTTTTGCTGGTTATCAAAAGCGCCACAACTTTGGTCGCGGTCCGATGGCTCACGGTTCTAAAAATCACAGACAACCTGGTTCGACAGGCGCAGGTACAACTCCTGGTCGTGTTTATCCTGGTAAGCGCATGGCTGGTCGTCTTGGCGGTAAACAAATCACCGTAAAGAAACTAACTATATTCAAGGTCGATGCAGCGAACAACGTGCTGCTAATTAAAGGAGCAGTACCTGGTAAAGCTGGTGCATTGCTTAATGTCATTCCTACCGTAATTGTCGGCAAGGCTAAGTAA